From one Mycobacterium colombiense CECT 3035 genomic stretch:
- a CDS encoding iron-containing redox enzyme family protein, translating to MTHVSTLTEPVLPAAHGPLSTAVRCALAGPPSVDQLTRIGASVRDSDPYGLDLQLALSMCYELHYRGLAGVDPAWEWNPALLGLRAELERVFLAGVRRDVGHIDPDRTAAAEMEALTIEPVDGTGPSYHLRDTGTWQQMCEYFVHRSLYHLKEGDPHAFAIPRLTGVAKAAFVAIEFDEYGAGRGPRLHQRLFADLLAAAGLDATYWGYVDAVPAESLAVVNLMSLFGLHRALRGAAIGHFASTEITSPPGSQRMVQALRRLQAPAACVEFYSEHVEADAVHEHVVRNDVVGDLIAQDPRLEHDVIFGIRAHAAVEDRLAERIMTSWGRNQTSLRKPLEQTSAPTS from the coding sequence GTGACCCACGTATCGACCCTGACCGAACCCGTCCTGCCCGCGGCGCACGGGCCGTTGTCGACGGCCGTACGCTGCGCGCTGGCCGGTCCACCGTCGGTCGACCAGCTGACCCGCATCGGCGCCTCGGTGCGCGATTCCGATCCCTACGGCCTCGATCTGCAACTGGCGCTGTCGATGTGCTACGAGCTGCACTACCGCGGCCTTGCCGGCGTGGACCCCGCCTGGGAATGGAATCCCGCGCTGCTGGGCCTGCGCGCCGAGCTGGAACGGGTGTTTTTGGCCGGTGTGCGCCGCGACGTCGGGCACATCGATCCCGATCGGACGGCGGCGGCCGAGATGGAAGCGCTGACGATCGAACCCGTCGACGGCACCGGCCCGTCGTACCACCTGCGCGACACGGGAACGTGGCAGCAGATGTGCGAATACTTCGTCCATCGCTCCCTGTACCACCTCAAAGAGGGCGATCCGCACGCCTTTGCCATCCCCCGCCTGACGGGCGTGGCCAAAGCGGCATTCGTGGCAATCGAATTCGACGAATACGGCGCCGGACGGGGCCCGCGGCTGCACCAGCGGCTGTTCGCCGACCTGCTGGCGGCGGCCGGCCTGGACGCGACGTACTGGGGTTACGTCGACGCGGTGCCCGCCGAGTCCCTGGCGGTGGTCAACCTGATGTCGCTGTTCGGCCTGCACCGCGCGTTGCGCGGCGCGGCGATCGGGCACTTCGCGTCGACGGAGATCACCTCACCGCCGGGATCTCAGCGCATGGTGCAGGCGTTGCGGCGCCTGCAGGCGCCGGCGGCCTGCGTCGAGTTCTACAGCGAGCACGTCGAGGCCGACGCCGTGCACGAACACGTCGTGCGCAACGATGTGGTGGGCGATCTCATCGCCCAGGACCCGCGGCTCGAGCACGATGTCATCTTCGGCATCCGGGCCCACGCCGCGGTCGAAGACCGCTTGGCGGAACGGATTATGACGTCGTGGGGGCGGAATCAGACGTCGCTGCGGAAGCCGCTGGAGCAGACGAGCGCGCCGACGTCTTGA
- a CDS encoding CDGSH iron-sulfur domain-containing protein, giving the protein MTTTRVQVVPNGPVLVSGPVRIEMPDGEVVESDRFMVAICTCRRSGRYPLCDTSHRRCRRLKTSARSSAPAASAATSDSAPTTS; this is encoded by the coding sequence ATGACCACCACCCGGGTGCAGGTGGTGCCCAACGGGCCCGTGCTGGTGTCGGGCCCGGTGCGCATCGAGATGCCCGACGGCGAGGTCGTTGAGTCGGACCGCTTCATGGTGGCCATCTGCACCTGCCGTCGCAGCGGCCGCTACCCGCTGTGCGACACCAGCCATCGCCGCTGCCGGCGCCTCAAGACGTCGGCGCGCTCGTCTGCTCCAGCGGCTTCCGCAGCGACGTCTGATTCCGCCCCCACGACGTCATAA